In one Fusarium keratoplasticum isolate Fu6.1 chromosome 5, whole genome shotgun sequence genomic region, the following are encoded:
- a CDS encoding 5-hydroxyisourate hydrolase, producing MASPSAKDPITCHVLDTQAGRPARGVRVRLEGPVPAPAPGANPHTQPQPKTFESITDDDGRVLVWLPYSSADSAGEVPVYTLLDVLDERKGQGPSRWTLRFDTAAYFGEEKTFFPEVTITFRVEEGQHYHVPLLLSPYSYTSYRGS from the coding sequence ATGGCCTCACCCTCCGCAAAGGACCCCATCACCTGCCACGTCCTCGACACCCAGGCCGGTCGCCCCGCCCGTGGCGTCCGCGTCCGCCTCGAGGGCCCCGTCCCCGCCCCAGCGCCCGGAGCCAACCCGCACacccagccccagcccaaGACGTTCGAGTCCAtcaccgacgacgacggccgcGTCCTGGTCTGGCTGCCCTACAGCTCCGCCGACTCGGCCGGCGAGGTCCCTGTCTACACCCTCCTCGACGTGCTCGACGAGCGCAAGGGCCAGGGACCCTCGCGCTGGACACTGCGCTTCGACACGGCCGCCTACTTTGGCGAGGAAAAGACCTTTTTCCCAGAGGTGACCATCACCTTTCGTGTCGAGGAGGGGCAGCACTACCATGTGCCACTGTTGTTGAGCCCATATAGCTATACTTCTTACCGCGGAAGCTAG
- a CDS encoding CMD domain-containing protein produces MRIPYVPTPPPTKNDEEAAIVKRIEERRNPRPLQSLDLALLHSPPVADGWNSFLGAVRTKTSLSDDLRELAISRVAVCNKAWYEWKHHAPLAVKGGVSEAGLEAVKQDTLGERPAELSEKQWAVLLYTDEMTRNVQVKDETFDHLKKFFNEQEIVEITATVACYNCVSRFLVALDVGERNGTGPEAVSGH; encoded by the exons ATGAGAATCCCTTACGTACCCACCCCTCCCCCGACCAAGAacgatgaagaagctgccATTGTGAAGCGCATCGAGGAGCGAAGGAaccctcgccctcttcagtctcttgaccttgcgctcCTTCATTCTCCTCCCGTGGCAGACGGATGGAACTCGTTCCTCGGCGCTGTCCGTACAAAGACCTCGCTGAGCGACGACCTACGTGAGCTCGCCATCTCACGCGTTGCCGTCTGCAACAAGGCCTGGTATGAGTGGAAGCACCACGCCCCGCTGGCCGTGAAGGGCGGCGTATCTGAGGCGGGACTCGAGGCTGTCAAGCAGGACACGCTGGGCGAGCGTCCAGCCGAGTTGTCGGAGAAGCAGTGGGCCGTGTTACTGTACACGGATGAGATGACGAGGAACGtgcaggtcaaggacgagacgTTTGACCACTTAAAGAAGTTCTTCAACGAGCAGGAGATTGTCGAGATCACAGCAACG GTGGCTTGCTACAACTGTGTGAGCCGTTTCTTGGTGGCTCTCGATG TCGGAGAAAGAAACGGTACCGGCCCCGAAGCTGTCTCTGGTCATTGA
- a CDS encoding GCS light chain, which produces MTKLILSTANVMSAGPSVIRKPGNNRSNLELVNSLRDNFAEAQRDYATHAPGTNGFTNGDAPNGKATAVELWTERQGSALYVPRINWQAAGLREESSQYEITVKLFLLPGTPVAEREQYAKEALDLVRRELGIQTIDLLIVSFPGMSFEGNCEWEADKANANQGNLEEELATWKVFEGLHKQGLVKRLAVSEFGSEKLGAFIKRATIRPVIDQINLRNCCDVPPPLKKLAEEEGVELHVHTDCTDILPPGTLRELLGHGPRGAGLLADPAHNGTGLAGEIVPEWVVRYTAFVQDRGVIENKGYFAGAELVEP; this is translated from the exons ATGACGAAACTCATTCTCTCTACGGC CAATGTCATGTCGGCAGGCCCTTCGGTGATTCGCAAGCCCGGAAACAACAGATCCAACCTCGAACTCGTCAATTCCCTTCGCGACAACTTCGCTGAGGCTCAGCGCGACTATGCGACCCATGCTCCTGGCACCAACGGCTTCACGAACGGTGATGCGCCCAACGGCAAGGCGACGGCCGTCGAGCTCTGGACGGAGCGACAGGGCAGTGCGCTATACGTTCCCCGCATCAATTGGCAAGCCGCCGGGTTGCGGGAGGAGTCGAGTCAGTATGAGATCACCGTGAAACTGTTCCTCTTGCCCGGGACGCCTGTCGCCGAGCGGGAGCAATACGCCAAGGAGGCCCTGGACTTGGTCCGGAGGGAGCTCGGTATTCAGACCATCGATCTGCTAATAGTTTCCTTCCCCGGCATGTCGTTCGAGGGCAATTGCGAGTGGGAGGcggacaaggccaacgcTAATCAGGGCaatctggaggaggagcttgcgaCTTGGAAGGTATTCGAGGGTTTGCACAAGCAGGGACTTGTCAAGCGACTGGCTGTGTCCGAGTTCGGCAGCGAAAAGCTAGGCGCCTTCATCAAGCGCGCCACCATTCGGCCCGTCATTGACCAGATCAACCTGCGCAACTGCTGTGATGTCCCCCCGCcgctcaagaagctggccgaggaggagggagtcgAATTGCACGTCCATACCGACTGCACTGATATTCTCCCCCCCGGAACTCTGCgcgagcttctcggccacGGCCCCAGAGGCGCTGGCCTGCTCGCCGATCCCGCCCACAACGGAACCGGGCTGGCTGGGGAGATTGTTCCTGAATGGGTTGTGCGTTACACAGCATTTGTCCAGGATCGAGGCGTCATCGAGAACAAGGGCTATTTTGCCGGAGCGGAACTGGTGGAGCCCTAG
- a CDS encoding EKC/KEOPS complex subunit BUD32 produces MTATVTAPATDPAAQQANQFPLPKILEYPASTPPTLITQGAEGRLYKSTYLLPDIPCALKYRPPKPWRHPTLDQRLTRHRILSEARILAKCRRDGVRVPAVYAVDEAAGWLMLEWIHGGPVRKSINERLGSRTEGIEDDAELKSLMRRIGTAIGNMHKVGIVHGDLTTSNMMLAPPTDPKNQSPLDGELVIIDLGLASGSVSDEDRAVDLYVLERAFGSTHPRAECIFSELLDAYGQTFKQAKIVLKKLEDVRMRGRKRSMLG; encoded by the coding sequence ATGACGGCCACAGTGACGGCGCCGGCCACCGACCCCGCGGCGCAGCAGGCGAATCAATTTCCCCtccccaagatcctcgaATACCCCGCGTCGACCCCGCCAACCCTCATCACACAAGGCGCCGAGGGCCGCCTCTACAAGAGCACCTACCTGCTACCCGACATCCCCTGCGCCCTCAAGTACCGCCCTCCCAAGCCCTGGCGGCACCCGACTCTCGATCAGCGCCTCACGCGACACCGGATCCTGTCAGAGGCCCGCATCCTCGCAAAGTGCCGTCGCGATGGCGTCCGCGTGCCAGCCGTCTACgctgtcgacgaggctgctggatggttgatgttggaaTGGATACATGGAGGGCCCGTTCGCAAGAGCATCAACGAGCGCCTCGGAAGCCGCACAGAGGGCATCGAGGATGACGCCGAGTTGAAGAGCCTGATGCGACGCATCGGCACTGCTATTGGCAATATGCACAAGGTTGGAATTGTCCACGGGGACTTGACCACCAGTAACATGATGTTGGCGCCCCCTACCGATCCAAAAAACCAGAGTCCCCTCGATGGTGAGCTAGTCATCATCGACCTCGGTCTTGCAAGTGGGAGTGTATCAGATGAAGACCGGGCGGTAGATCTCTACGTGCTAGAGAGGGCATTTGGTAGTACGCACCCCCGTGCTGAGTGTATCTTCTCAGAGCTGCTCGATGCGTATGGCCAAACTTTCAAGCAGGCCAAAATCGTActcaagaagcttgaagaTGTACGGATGAGAGGTCGCAAAAGAAGCATGCTGGGATAA
- a CDS encoding FACT complex subunit has translation MAEIKIDSKVFQERISHFVTAWKNDLRSKDGLFGGAQSMIVMMGKVEEIPEFHKNNAIHFWLLGYEFPTTLMLFTLDTLYILTTAKKAKHLEQLKGGRFPIEVLVRGKDAAENEKLFIKVTNKIKEAGNKVGTISRDTSRGPFVEEWKKLFAEQCKDVTQVDVSAALSTHAFAVKDESELRAMRTASKACVALMTPYFLDEMSNILDAEKKVKHSALAEKVDKKLDDNKFWQTVQLPSKAKLPSDLDPTQLDWILGPSIQSGGKYDLRFAGEPNDDNLHAGIIIAAMGLRYKSYCSTIARTYLVDPNKSQESSYKLLTLIHNTIIKEIRDGMTAKDVYAKALSIIRSKKPDMEKHFLKNVGWGIGLENKDPTLVLNAKNQRTLKDGMTLIINTGFQDIENPQPQDKHSKVYALVLTDTIRVTSAEPVVFTAEAPTSADANSFFFKDDEEAEPAPKKEKKDSRVGAVATKNITNTRLRSERTTQVANDDLEKKRREHQKELAAKKQKEGLARFSESTSGQNGGEVKKFKRFESYKRDNQFPPKIKNQEIIVDVKNNTVVLPIMGRPVPFHINTIKNASKSDENDFSFLRINFLSPGQGVGRKDDQPFEDATAHFVRSLTFRSSDGERYNEIANQISNMKRDAVKKEQEKKDMEDVVEQDKLVEIRNRRPAVLDNVYIRPAMEGKRVPGKVEIHQNGIRYISPLNAQHRVDVLFSNVKHLFFQPCQHELIVIIHIHLKDPIIVGNKKKTKDVQFYREATDIQFDETGNRKRKYRYGDEDEFEAEQEERRRRADLDRLFQGFAQKIAEAGRNEGIEVDMPIRDLGFHGVPFRSNVFVQPTTDCLIQVVEPPFMVITIEEVEIAHLERVQFGLKNFDMVFVFKDFTRAPYHVNTIPVEFLDQVKDYLDSSDIAYTEGPLNLNWPTIMKTVTADTHQFFVDGGWSFLQADSDESGGEDMSEEESAFEIDDDELDEASESSEEDSDFGSNASDDDDDEDAELDSDEEGEDWDELERKAKKRDRESAMEDEDRGSKKKRKR, from the exons ATGgccgagatcaagattgACAGCAAGGTCTTCCAGGAGCGCATCTCGCACTTTGTGACTGCCTGGAAGAATGACCTCCGAAGCAAGGATGGCCTGTTCGGCGGCGCCCAGTCCATGATCGTGATGATgggcaaggtcgaggagatTCCCGAGTTCCACAAGAACAATGCGATTCAC TTCTGGCTCCTAGGCTACGAATTCCCGACTACACTGATGCTGTTCACCCTGGACACGCTGTACATTCTCACGACAGCCAAGAAAG CGAAGCATCTCGAACAGCTCAAGGGCGGCCGATTCCCCATCGAAGTACTCGTGCGAGGCAAGGACGCTGCCGAGAACGAGAAGCTCTTCATCAAGGTTaccaacaagatcaaggaagCAGGA AACAAGGTCGGCACCATCTCCAGGGACACCTCCCGAGGCCCCTTTGTCGAAGAGtggaagaagctctttgCGGAGCAATGCAAGGACGTCACCCAAGTCGATGTGTCAGCGGCGCTCTCGACTCACGCCTTTGCTGTCAAGGACGAGAGCGAGCTCCGAGCGATGCGAACCGCTTCCAAGGCCTGCGTGGCCCTGATGACCCCCTACTTCCTCGATGAAATGTCCAACAtcctcgacgccgagaagaaggtcaagcATTCGGCGCTTGCCGAGAAGgtcgacaagaagctcgacgacaacaagTTCTGGCAGACAGTGCAACTTCCGAGCAAGGCGAAGCTCCCCTCCGACCTTGACCCGACCCAGCTGGACTGGATCCTGGGACCTTCGATCCAGAGCGGCGGCAAGTACGATCTCCGATTTGCGGGCGAgcccaacgacgacaacctCCATGCCGGCATCATTATCGCCGCCATGGGTCTCCGATACAAGTCGTACTGCTCGACGATCGCACGAACCTACCTGGTCGATCCCAACAAGTCCCAGGAGAGCAGCTACAAGCTCCTCACCCTCAttcacaacaccatcatcaaggagatccgAGATGGTATGACGGCAAAGGATGTGTACGCCAAGGCTCTGAGCATCATCCGAAGCAAGAAGCCTGACATGGAGAAGCATTTCCTTAAGAACGTCGGCTGGGGTATTGGATTGGAGAACAAGGACCCAACCTTGGTGCTCAACGCCAAGAACCAGAGGACCCTGAAGGACGGCATGACTTTGATCATCAACACTGGATTCCAAGACATCGAGAACCCCCAGCCTCAGGACAAGCACAGCAAGGTGTATGCCCTTGTTCTTACCGACACCATCCGAGTCACATCCGCAGAGCCTGTTGTGTTCACAGCCGAGGCGCCCACTAGCGCTGACGCAAACTCGttcttcttcaaggacgatgaggaggccgagcCTGCCccaaagaaggagaagaaggactcTCGTGTCGGTGCCGTTGCTACTAAGAACATCACAAACACAAGACTCCGCTCCGAGCGTACAACTCAAGTCGCCAATGACGATCTTGAAAAGAAGCGACGCGAGCACCAAAAGGAGCtcgcggccaagaagcaaaaggaaGGTCTGGCGAGATTCTCAGAATCCACCAGCGGCCAGAACGGtggcgaggtcaagaagttcaagcGATTCGAATCATACAAGAGAGACAACCAGTTTCcccccaagatcaagaatCAGGAGATCATTGTTGACGTCAAGAACAACACCGTCGTCCTCCCCATCATGGGACGCCCTGTTCCGTTCCACATCAACACTATCAAGAACGCTAGCAAGAGCGATGAGAATGACTTCTCTTTCCTGCGTATCAACTTCCTGTCTCCTGGTCAGGGCGTGGGAAGAAAAGATGACCAGCCATTCGAAGATGCCACAGCACACTTTGTGCGAAGTTTGACCTTCCGATCGTCTGATGGAGAGAGATACAATGAGATAGCGAATCAGATTTCCAACATGAAGCGTGACgcggtcaagaaggagcaggagaagaaggatatGGAGGATGTCGTTGAGCAGGACAAGCTAGTGGAGATCCGAA ATCGGCGACCGGCTGTATTGGACAATGTCTACATTCGACCTGCCATGGAGGGCAAGCGAGTGCCCGGAAAGGTTGAGATTCACCAGAACGGTATTCGATATATCTCACCCCTGAACGCACAGCATAGAGTGGATGTGTTGTTCTCCAACGTCAAGCATCTTTTCTTCCAGCCTTGCCAACACGAGCTGATTGTCATCATCCACATTCACCTCAAGGACCCCATCATTGTgggcaacaagaagaagaccaaggatgTGCAGTTCTACCGAGAAGCGACGGACATCCAGTTCGATGAGACGGGTAACCGCAAGCGCAAGTACCGGTacggtgatgaggatgagtttgaggCAGAGCAGGAAGAGCGACGCCGGAGAGCAGACCTCGACCGACTCTTCCAGGGTTTCGCCCAGAAGATTGCCGAGGCTGGTCGCAACGAGGGTATCGAAGTTGATATGCCCATCCGCGACCTTGGATTCCATGGTGTGCCGTTCCGCAGCAATGTCTTCGTCCAGCCTACCACAGACTGCCTTATCCAGGTTGTTGAGCCTCCTTTCATGGTCATCACTATCGAGGAGGTTGAAATCGCGCACTTGGAACGTGTTCAGTTCGGCTTGAAGAACTTTGATATGGTCTTTGTCTTCAAGGACTTTACACGAGCACCTTACcacgtcaacaccatcccTGTTGAGTTCCTcgaccaggtcaaggacTACCTGGACTCTTCCGACATTGCCTATACGGAAGGACCTCTCAACCTGAACTGGCCTACCATCATGAAGACAGTCACAGCAGACACTCACCAGTTCTTCGTCGACGGAGGTTGGTCCTTCCTCCAGGCCGACTCGGACGAGTCTGGCGGTGAGGACATGTCGGAAGAGGAGTCAGCGTTTGAGatcgatgacgatgagcttgacgaggcgTCCGAATCTAGTGAGGAGGACTCCGACTTTGGCAGCAACGccagcgatgatgatgacgacgaggatgctgaactcgacagcgacgaggagggtgaggacTGGGATGAGTTGGAGCGCAAGGCGAAGAAGCGAGATCGTGAGAGCGCcatggaggacgaggaccgtggcagcaagaagaagcgcaagcgcTAA